From Candidatus Nitricoxidivorans perseverans, the proteins below share one genomic window:
- the hisS gene encoding histidine--tRNA ligase, giving the protein MSKPLQAIRGMNDILPDEAELWEQFEELVRDWLSAYGYRPIRMPLVEPTPLFARAIGEVTDIVEKEMYSFTDGLNGEELTLRPEGTASCVRAVLQHNLLYDAPRRLWYMGPMFRHERPQKGRYRQFHQVGVEAMGFAGPDVDAEQILMCARLWDDLGLNGGNGGDGGIRLEINSLGQPEERALHRADLVAYLSGHADVLDEDAKRRLHANPLRILDSKNPAMQSLVEGAPKLIDYLGEASLGHFEGVQRILKDAGLPYRINPRLVRGLDYYNLTVFEWVTDRLGAQGTVCAGGRYDGLVAQLGGKPAPACGFAMGVERLLALWRDQGLEHERPAPDVYVVHQGEAAGRFAFRVAEGLRDTGFAVHLHCGGGSFKSQMKRADASGAPLAAIIGDDEAAANQVTLKPLREALEQRRVAFDELADAVGEWIYGAEEEHGDL; this is encoded by the coding sequence ATGAGCAAACCCCTGCAAGCCATCCGCGGGATGAACGACATCCTGCCCGACGAAGCCGAGTTGTGGGAACAGTTCGAGGAATTGGTGCGCGACTGGCTCTCCGCCTACGGCTACCGGCCGATCCGCATGCCGCTGGTGGAGCCGACGCCGCTGTTCGCCCGCGCCATCGGCGAGGTCACCGACATCGTCGAGAAGGAGATGTATTCCTTCACCGACGGCCTCAACGGCGAGGAGCTGACGCTGCGTCCCGAGGGAACGGCATCCTGCGTGCGCGCCGTCTTGCAGCACAACCTGCTCTACGACGCGCCGCGCCGCCTCTGGTACATGGGGCCGATGTTCCGCCATGAGCGGCCGCAGAAGGGCCGCTACCGCCAGTTCCACCAGGTGGGCGTCGAGGCGATGGGCTTCGCCGGCCCCGACGTCGATGCCGAGCAGATCCTCATGTGCGCGCGCCTGTGGGACGACCTCGGCCTCAATGGTGGCAACGGCGGCGACGGCGGCATCCGGCTGGAGATCAACTCCCTGGGCCAGCCGGAGGAGCGCGCCCTGCACCGGGCCGATCTGGTCGCCTATCTCTCGGGCCATGCCGATGTTCTCGACGAGGACGCGAAGCGCCGGCTGCATGCGAATCCCCTGCGCATCCTCGACAGCAAGAACCCGGCGATGCAGTCGCTGGTCGAAGGCGCACCGAAGCTGATCGACTACCTGGGCGAGGCTTCGCTCGGGCACTTCGAGGGCGTGCAGCGGATACTGAAAGACGCGGGCCTTCCCTACCGCATCAACCCGCGCCTCGTGCGCGGGCTGGACTACTACAACCTGACCGTGTTCGAGTGGGTGACCGACCGGCTCGGCGCCCAGGGCACGGTCTGCGCCGGCGGCCGCTACGATGGCCTGGTCGCGCAGCTCGGCGGCAAGCCGGCGCCCGCCTGCGGCTTCGCCATGGGCGTCGAACGGCTGCTGGCCCTGTGGCGCGACCAGGGGCTGGAGCACGAGCGGCCAGCGCCCGATGTCTACGTGGTGCATCAGGGCGAGGCCGCGGGCCGCTTCGCCTTCCGCGTGGCGGAAGGTCTGCGCGACACGGGCTTTGCCGTGCACCTGCATTGCGGCGGCGGCAGCTTCAAGTCGCAGATGAAGCGGGCCGATGCCTCCGGCGCACCGCTGGCGGCGATCATCGGCGACGACGAGGCCGCCGCGAACCAGGTGACCTTGAAACCCCTGCGAGAGGCGCTGGAACAGCGCCGCGTCGCATTTGATGAACTGGCCGACGCCGTCGGCGAATGGATTTACGGAGCGGAAGAAGAACATGGCGACCTATGA
- the ispG gene encoding flavodoxin-dependent (E)-4-hydroxy-3-methylbut-2-enyl-diphosphate synthase, with product MNTLRHRTRCAKVGGIAIGGSAPVVVQSMTNTDTADVSATALQVAELARAGSELVRVTVNTREAAAAVPEIRERLLAMNLDVPLVGDFHFNGHKLLAEVPECAQALDKLRINPGNVGKGAKRDEQFARMIEIACKYQKPVRIGVNWGSLDQDLLARVMDGNARRAQPLDATGIMREAMAASALESAARAEELGLPGNAIVISCKVSGVQDLIAIYRDLAARCDYPLHLGLTEAGMGSKGIVASTAALAVLLQEGIGDTIRVSLTPEPGGGRTQEVTVAQNILQTMGLRAFSPMVVACPGCGRTSSAIFQELTLDIQAYVRERMAEWRPAHPGVETLTLAVMGCVVNGPGESRHANIGISLPGAGEEPVAPVYADGERITTLRGENVAAEFRKIIDDYVERKYPKRP from the coding sequence GTGAACACGTTGCGGCACAGAACCCGATGCGCCAAGGTCGGCGGAATCGCCATCGGCGGCAGCGCGCCGGTCGTCGTCCAATCCATGACCAACACCGACACGGCCGACGTTTCCGCCACCGCCCTCCAGGTGGCCGAGCTGGCCCGCGCCGGCTCCGAGCTGGTTCGCGTCACCGTCAACACCCGCGAGGCCGCCGCCGCCGTGCCGGAAATCCGCGAGCGGCTGCTCGCGATGAACCTCGACGTTCCGCTGGTCGGCGATTTCCATTTCAACGGTCACAAGCTGCTCGCCGAGGTGCCGGAATGCGCGCAGGCCCTGGATAAGCTGCGCATCAACCCCGGCAACGTCGGCAAGGGCGCGAAGAGGGACGAGCAGTTCGCGCGGATGATCGAGATCGCGTGCAAATACCAAAAGCCGGTGCGCATCGGCGTCAACTGGGGCAGCCTCGACCAGGACCTGCTCGCGCGCGTCATGGACGGGAACGCGCGGCGCGCGCAACCCCTGGACGCCACCGGGATCATGCGCGAGGCGATGGCGGCTTCGGCGCTCGAATCCGCCGCGAGGGCCGAGGAGCTCGGCCTGCCCGGCAATGCCATCGTCATTTCCTGCAAGGTTTCCGGCGTGCAGGACCTGATTGCGATCTACCGCGACCTGGCCGCGCGCTGCGACTATCCGCTGCACCTGGGCCTCACGGAGGCCGGCATGGGCAGCAAGGGCATCGTCGCCTCGACGGCGGCGCTGGCCGTGCTCTTGCAGGAAGGCATCGGCGACACGATCCGCGTGTCCCTGACGCCCGAGCCCGGCGGCGGCCGCACGCAGGAAGTCACGGTGGCCCAGAATATCCTGCAAACCATGGGCCTGCGCGCCTTTTCGCCCATGGTGGTGGCCTGTCCCGGCTGCGGCCGCACCAGCAGCGCCATCTTCCAGGAGCTGACTCTGGACATCCAGGCCTACGTGCGCGAGCGCATGGCCGAATGGCGGCCCGCGCATCCGGGCGTCGAGACCCTGACGCTCGCGGTCATGGGCTGCGTGGTCAACGGCCCCGGCGAGAGCCGGCATGCCAATATCGGCATCTCGCTGCCGGGCGCGGGCGAGGAGCCCGTCGCGCCGGTCTATGCCGACGGCGAGCGCATCACGACGCTGCGCGGCGAAAATGTTGCCGCCGAATTCAGGAAAATCATCGACGATTACGTCGAGCGCAAGTATCCAAAACGCCCATGA
- a CDS encoding helix-turn-helix domain-containing protein: MSTPPEVEASAAEETAIAPEPPELPGRRLREAREARGLSVADVAQALKFGPRQIEALEADELAALAGGTTFIRGFIRSYAKFLKLDAVPLLAMIEARVPMAPPDVRPPQNMGAAMPASTIRQIPLLVAASIVLLVATMIVGVWHFLGVSESTRVVAGNGRTAEPAIASEPVSQPQARIEQPDGADAGTKTVSVAPSPDDRQLVFALQEKAWIEVRDAGQQILFTGEYPAGSRQVFTGKPPFHLVIGNASSVGLLFGGRPVDLAPHIRAEVARLTLE, translated from the coding sequence ATGAGCACCCCTCCGGAAGTCGAAGCATCTGCCGCCGAAGAGACCGCGATTGCCCCTGAACCGCCGGAACTGCCGGGACGGCGGCTGCGCGAGGCGCGCGAGGCTCGGGGCCTCTCCGTTGCCGATGTCGCGCAGGCGCTGAAATTCGGCCCGCGCCAGATCGAGGCGCTGGAGGCCGACGAACTGGCTGCGCTGGCCGGCGGTACGACCTTCATCCGGGGTTTCATCCGCAGCTATGCCAAGTTCCTGAAGCTGGATGCCGTGCCCCTGCTCGCGATGATCGAGGCCAGGGTGCCGATGGCGCCTCCGGACGTTCGCCCGCCCCAGAACATGGGGGCCGCCATGCCGGCATCGACAATACGGCAGATTCCGCTTCTCGTGGCTGCTTCGATCGTCCTTCTGGTGGCAACCATGATTGTCGGCGTCTGGCATTTCCTGGGCGTTTCAGAATCCACGCGGGTCGTGGCGGGCAATGGCCGGACGGCGGAGCCTGCCATCGCTTCCGAACCGGTATCCCAGCCTCAGGCACGAATCGAGCAACCCGACGGCGCGGACGCCGGTACGAAGACCGTTTCGGTGGCGCCTTCGCCCGATGACCGGCAACTGGTGTTCGCATTGCAGGAAAAGGCATGGATCGAAGTCAGGGATGCCGGCCAGCAGATACTGTTCACCGGCGAATATCCTGCCGGCAGCCGCCAGGTGTTTACGGGCAAACCGCCGTTTCACCTGGTGATCGGCAATGCCTCCAGCGTCGGTTTGCTCTTCGGGGGGCGGCCGGTGGATCTTGCGCCCCACATCCGCGCCGAAGTGGCAAGGCTGACGCTCGAGTGA
- the pilW gene encoding type IV pilus biogenesis/stability protein PilW, giving the protein MKRLWGVLLLAAAGCANNPAGDTSTQQPVSQQEAVGDARQRAKAHTELGMLYLRDGRPDVALDEARIALEADSGYPPAHNLLGLVRMVLKEDRAAEESFERAHRMAPGDPEININYGWFLCQTGREQRSIAYFVAASKSSLFAQPTKPLTNAGICSIRMKDDKGAEEFFLRALRADPDNADARYFLADIGHRAGRHGEARLHLNELHRLMEPTADSAWLGLRIERKLGDREAEARFASLLRRRFAGTPPYQKYMQGQYE; this is encoded by the coding sequence ATGAAGCGTCTGTGGGGCGTGCTCTTGCTGGCGGCGGCGGGTTGCGCGAACAACCCCGCCGGAGATACTTCAACGCAGCAGCCGGTATCCCAGCAGGAGGCCGTGGGCGATGCCCGCCAGCGCGCCAAGGCGCATACCGAGCTGGGCATGCTCTACCTGCGCGACGGCCGGCCCGATGTCGCCCTCGACGAGGCGCGCATCGCCCTCGAAGCGGATTCCGGCTACCCGCCTGCGCACAACTTGCTGGGCCTGGTGCGGATGGTCCTCAAGGAAGACCGGGCGGCGGAGGAGAGTTTCGAGCGGGCGCACCGCATGGCTCCCGGCGATCCTGAAATCAACATCAACTACGGCTGGTTCCTCTGCCAGACGGGGCGCGAGCAGCGCTCGATCGCTTATTTCGTGGCGGCCAGCAAGAGCTCGCTATTCGCCCAGCCGACCAAGCCTCTGACCAACGCCGGCATCTGCTCCATCCGGATGAAGGACGACAAGGGGGCGGAGGAATTCTTTCTGCGTGCCCTCCGCGCCGATCCCGACAACGCCGACGCCCGTTATTTCCTGGCGGACATTGGGCATCGGGCCGGGCGGCACGGCGAGGCCCGCCTGCATCTCAACGAACTGCACAGGTTGATGGAACCCACCGCCGATTCGGCCTGGCTCGGTCTGCGCATCGAACGCAAGCTGGGGGATCGCGAGGCGGAAGCACGCTTCGCCTCCCTGTTGCGCCGTCGTTTCGCCGGAACGCCGCCCTACCAGAAATATATGCAGGGGCAGTACGAATGA